A single Saccopteryx bilineata isolate mSacBil1 chromosome 7, mSacBil1_pri_phased_curated, whole genome shotgun sequence DNA region contains:
- the FGFBP3 gene encoding fibroblast growth factor-binding protein 3 codes for MSPLRLRVSLSLLLLGGCFIAAAGRDEGATGSAAAPARGTAGGSSGRFLSPERHACSWQLLLPAPGPAVGSELSLRCQGPGGERQQCAYRGEPERCAAYAARRSHYWKQVLGSLRKKRRPCQDPAPLKARLCASKKARGAELRLVPRASPLAGPTATSFPRGLQPRSRGRGRPREPLIDPAARVPSSPSARPKGKPSEKKTKGDKRKAASNPDKERPLGTRSDPDGLDENVKLTETYCAEKWHSFCNFFVSFWNG; via the coding sequence ATGAGTCCCTTGAGGCTGAGAGTGTCGCTCTCGCTGCTGCTTCTGGGTGGCTGCTTCATCGCGGCCGCCGGGAGGGACGAGGGGGCGACAGGCAGCGCCGCAGCGCCGGCTCGCGGTACCGCGGGCGGCTCTTCCGGCCGCTTCCTCAGTCCCGAGCGCCACGCGTGCAGCTGGCAGCTACTGCTGCCCGCCCCAGGGCCAGCAGTGGGCAGCGAGCTGTCACTGCGCTGCCAGGGCCCGGGCGGCGAGCGCCAGCAGTGCGCCTACCGCGGGGAGCCGGAGCGCTGCGCCGCCTACGCCGCCCGCCGCTCGCACTATTGGAAGCAGGTGCTGGGCAGCCTGCGCAAGAAGAGGCGGCCCTGCCAGGACCCCGCGCCGCTCAAAGCCCGTCTGTGCGCCAGCAAGAAGGCCCGCGGCGCGGAGCTGCGCCTGGTGCCCCGCGCCTCCCCCCTAGCCGGCCCCACTGCGACCAGCTTCCCCAGGGGTCTCCAACCCCGATCCAGGGGCCGTGGGCGGCCCCGGGAGCCTCTGATCGACCCGGCCGCAAGGGTCCCGTCGTCCCCGAGCGCGCGCCCCAAAGGAAAGCCCTCTGAGAAAAAGACTAAAGGGGACAAGAGGAAGGCGGCCTCGAACCCAGACAAGGAGCGACCCCTGGGGACAAGGTCGGATCCCGACGGGCTGGACGAGAACGTGAAGCTCACGGAAACCTACTGTGCTGAGAAATGGCACTCTTTCTGCAACTTCTTCGTTAGTTTCTGGAATGGCTGA